The following is a genomic window from Acidimicrobiales bacterium.
TCGGTGGGGGACGAGGAGGTCGGCCGGATCGGGCCTGGCCTGTGCGCCTTCGTGGGCGTCACCCACGACGACACGTCGGCCGAGGCCAGGGCGCTGGCGGCCAAGGTGTGGCACCTGCGGGTGATGGACGACGACGCCGGGGTGATGAACCGGTCGGTGGCCGACACGACCGGCGAGGTGCTCGTCGTCAGCCAATTCACCCTCTACGGCGACACCAGCCGGGGGCGGCGCCCGTCGTGGATCGCCGCCGCCCGGCCCGAGCAGGCGGAGCCGCTGGTCCGGGCCGTGGTCGACGAGCTGCGCCGGCTCGGGGCGACGGTCGCCACCGGCCGCTTCCGGGCCGAGATGGCCGTCGCGCTCGTCAACGACGGTCCGGTGACGCTCGTCCTCGACGTGTGAGCGCCCAGGCGGCCGCCACCGCCACGGCCGCCAGCACGAGCCAGGGGAGGTCGCCGGTGGCCGTGTACCAGGTGGTGCCGTCCCGGAGGCCGACGGTCGCGTGCAGCACCTCCCGGTCGCCGATGCCCGACCGGGTCACGACCCGCCCGCCCGGGGTGATCACCGCGCTGTAGCCGGTCGGCGCGGCCTGGACCACCCATCGCCCGGTCTCGATGGCCCGCAGGCGCGACGTGGCCAGCTGCTGGGACTGCACCTGGCGGCCCTCGAAGGACGAGCCGTTGGTCGGGTTGAGCACGACCCGGCCGCCGGCCCGCACCGCGCTCCTCGCCCGGTCGCCGAAGAACACCTCCCAGGAGATGACGACCCCGAGCCGGCCGGCCGGCGTGTCGAGCACGCCGGGGCCCCGGCCGGGGATGGCGTCGGAGGGGACGGCCGACAGGTCGGCGACCCGCTCGAGCAGCGACCGCAGCGGCACGTACTCGCCGAA
Proteins encoded in this region:
- the dtd gene encoding D-aminoacyl-tRNA deacylase, whose protein sequence is MRALVQRVAWARVSVGDEEVGRIGPGLCAFVGVTHDDTSAEARALAAKVWHLRVMDDDAGVMNRSVADTTGEVLVVSQFTLYGDTSRGRRPSWIAAARPEQAEPLVRAVVDELRRLGATVATGRFRAEMAVALVNDGPVTLVLDV